The Acinetobacter sp. GSS19 genome includes a region encoding these proteins:
- a CDS encoding adenosine deaminase, translated as MDHHALIRALPKAELHVHIEGTFEPELMFAIAQRNQIAIPYKTVEEVKQAYNFHNLQSFLDIYYAGANVLIHEQDFYDLAWAYFEKCHADHVVHTEIFFDPQTHTARGVAFSTVLSGLKRACQDAQQKFGISSFLIMCFLRHLSEEEALQTLEQALPYQQDIVAVGLDSSEVGHPPSKFERVFTKAREAGFLTVAHAGEEGPADYVWQALDLLKVQRVDHGVRSEEDSVLMQRLIAEKMPLTVCPLSNLKLCVVKDLHEHNLRRMLQQGVCVTINSDDPAYFGGYMNDNFIATADALELSNAELKQLAINSFNASFLSEAEKQQWIAQINQL; from the coding sequence ATGGACCATCATGCTTTAATCCGTGCCTTACCGAAGGCTGAACTGCATGTGCATATTGAGGGGACATTTGAACCTGAATTGATGTTTGCAATTGCACAACGTAATCAGATTGCGATTCCGTATAAGACGGTAGAGGAAGTGAAGCAGGCCTACAATTTTCATAATCTGCAATCTTTTCTCGATATTTATTATGCGGGGGCAAATGTCCTGATCCATGAACAGGATTTTTATGACTTGGCCTGGGCATATTTTGAAAAATGTCATGCAGATCATGTGGTTCATACGGAAATTTTCTTTGATCCACAGACACACACCGCGCGTGGTGTCGCATTCAGTACGGTATTGAGCGGACTGAAAAGAGCCTGTCAGGATGCCCAGCAAAAATTTGGTATCAGTAGTTTTCTGATCATGTGTTTCTTGCGGCATCTGAGCGAAGAAGAGGCGCTGCAAACATTAGAGCAGGCTTTGCCTTATCAGCAGGATATTGTTGCAGTTGGACTGGATTCCAGTGAAGTTGGCCATCCACCTTCTAAGTTTGAACGGGTTTTTACCAAGGCACGTGAAGCCGGATTCCTCACTGTTGCCCATGCTGGAGAAGAAGGGCCAGCGGATTACGTTTGGCAGGCGCTTGATCTGCTTAAAGTACAGCGGGTTGACCATGGCGTACGTTCAGAAGAAGATTCTGTTCTCATGCAACGCCTGATTGCTGAAAAGATGCCTTTAACGGTGTGTCCATTAAGCAACTTGAAACTCTGTGTGGTCAAAGACCTGCATGAGCATAATTTGCGCCGTATGCTTCAGCAAGGGGTATGTGTCACCATTAACTCGGATGATCCAGCTTATTTTGGCGGATATATGAATGACAATTTTATTGCTACTGCTGATGCTTTGGAGTTGAGTAACGCCGAGTTGAAACAGCTTGCGATTAATTCATTTAATGCTTCATTCTTGAGCGAGGCTGAAAAACAGCAGTGGATTGCTCAGATTAATCAGCTGTAA
- a CDS encoding M48 family metallopeptidase, whose translation MIQKSFLMLSVSAMLSLTACVSTTQTNSGVNRKQLMFVPQSVVESAAQSRYEQYAREAKANHTYITNSRLTEIMQVLIPYAEAMMSGKRKIDWQINANLNNYPNAVSVASGQIVVSTSFIIDPTFTDDELATLIAHEMAHIVRQHGREKASILNLGTFTGHNRNLELEADQLGLEIMTRAGYEPASAISFWQKTDQLIRRTEALMKKSERASATPPLLSSHPQYEERLKRIQQYVIKMEALRDSLNTRNSSISATPVSVS comes from the coding sequence ATGATTCAAAAGTCATTCTTGATGCTCTCTGTATCTGCAATGCTCAGTCTGACAGCGTGTGTCAGTACCACACAGACTAATTCAGGTGTAAATCGTAAACAGTTGATGTTTGTTCCGCAATCTGTAGTCGAAAGTGCGGCTCAAAGCCGCTATGAGCAATATGCGCGTGAGGCCAAAGCCAATCATACCTATATTACTAATAGCCGATTAACCGAAATCATGCAGGTTCTCATTCCATACGCAGAAGCGATGATGAGTGGGAAAAGAAAAATTGATTGGCAAATCAATGCAAATCTAAATAATTATCCAAATGCTGTTTCGGTGGCGAGTGGACAGATTGTGGTGAGTACCTCATTTATTATTGATCCAACCTTTACCGATGATGAACTCGCCACTTTAATTGCCCATGAAATGGCGCATATTGTGCGGCAACATGGCCGTGAAAAGGCCTCAATTCTGAACCTGGGAACTTTTACCGGGCATAACCGGAATCTCGAATTGGAAGCGGATCAGTTAGGTCTGGAAATTATGACACGTGCAGGGTATGAGCCAGCTTCAGCAATTAGTTTTTGGCAAAAAACCGATCAACTGATTCGGCGTACGGAAGCATTAATGAAAAAATCTGAGAGAGCGAGTGCGACCCCCCCTTTGTTGAGTTCACATCCACAATATGAAGAACGCCTGAAGCGTATTCAACAATATGTGATCAAGATGGAAGCATTACGTGATTCACTCAATACGAGAAATTCATCCATTTCTGCAACGCCAGTTTCTGTATCCTAA
- the rnhB gene encoding ribonuclease HII, protein MRIAGVDEAGRGPLVGAVVAAAVILDPNNPIEGLNDSKKLTEKKREKLFVEIQQKAIAWSIAEASAQEIDELNILQASLLAMRRAVEGLTVQPEKVLVDGNKEPQGLMMACEAIVGGDALHAEISAASILAKVTRDRQMLVLDQQYPHYGFAKHKGYPTKAHFAAIAEHGVVDQHRRSFGPVKKVLGL, encoded by the coding sequence ATGCGAATTGCGGGTGTAGATGAAGCAGGGCGAGGACCCTTGGTGGGTGCCGTTGTCGCTGCTGCGGTGATTTTGGATCCGAACAATCCCATTGAGGGATTGAATGATTCCAAAAAACTCACTGAAAAAAAACGTGAGAAATTATTTGTTGAAATTCAGCAAAAAGCCATCGCCTGGAGTATTGCGGAAGCTTCAGCACAAGAAATTGACGAGTTGAATATCTTACAAGCTTCATTGCTTGCGATGCGCCGTGCTGTGGAAGGATTGACCGTGCAACCCGAAAAGGTACTGGTGGATGGTAATAAAGAGCCACAGGGGCTCATGATGGCTTGTGAGGCAATAGTCGGTGGAGATGCACTGCATGCGGAAATCTCCGCAGCCAGTATTTTGGCCAAAGTCACGCGTGACCGTCAGATGCTGGTGCTGGATCAGCAGTATCCGCATTATGGATTCGCCAAGCATAAAGGATATCCGACCAAAGCCCATTTTGCTGCAATCGCTGAACATGGGGTGGTGGATCAGCATCGTCGAAGTTTTGGCCCGGTCAAAAAAGTGTTAGGCCTTTAA
- a CDS encoding cold-shock protein: MSNTVTGTVKWFNETKGFGFIQADSGEDVFAHYSEIASNGFKVLYEGQRVQFAIVNGKKGAQASAISVL, encoded by the coding sequence ATGTCAAATACAGTAACCGGTACCGTTAAATGGTTTAATGAAACTAAAGGTTTTGGTTTTATTCAAGCTGACTCAGGCGAAGACGTTTTTGCACACTATAGCGAAATCGCCAGCAATGGTTTCAAAGTTCTTTATGAAGGTCAACGTGTCCAATTTGCCATTGTAAATGGTAAAAAAGGTGCGCAAGCTAGCGCAATTTCAGTACTTTAA
- a CDS encoding NCS2 family permease, with protein MTTPNPSASVFERLFKLSENKTTFRTEVLAGVTTFLTMCYIIIVNPIILSETGMDYGAVFVATCLAAAIGCFVMGLVANYPIALAPGMGLNAYFTYSVCLGMGIPWQTALAAVFMSGLVFIAISLFKIREAIVNAIPMSLKLAIGGGIGLFLALVALRNAGIIVDNSATLVGLGHMQQPTVLLSLLGFLLIIILHYYRIRGAIIISILVITALATFLGLNEFKGVVGQIPSIAPTFLQMNFEGLFTASLVGVIFVFFLVDLFDSTGTLVGVAHRAGLLQDGKLPRLKKALFADSTAIVAGAALGTSSTTPYIESASGVAAGGRTGLTAVVVALLFLTCLFLAPLAQSVPSFATAPALLFVGVLMIQGITHIDWEDITEAVPAFLTIVFMPFTYSIADGIAMGFISYALVKLFTGQAKQVPYMVWIIALLWTVKFAVFGG; from the coding sequence ATGACGACACCGAATCCTTCGGCCAGTGTTTTCGAACGTTTATTCAAGTTAAGTGAGAATAAAACCACTTTTAGAACCGAAGTTCTGGCCGGTGTAACGACATTCTTAACCATGTGTTACATCATTATTGTTAATCCAATTATCCTGTCAGAAACAGGGATGGATTATGGCGCTGTCTTTGTAGCGACTTGTCTTGCTGCGGCAATAGGCTGTTTTGTAATGGGGCTGGTGGCCAACTATCCGATCGCCCTTGCACCGGGTATGGGATTGAATGCTTATTTTACCTACTCTGTCTGTCTGGGAATGGGTATTCCTTGGCAAACAGCACTTGCAGCTGTGTTTATGTCGGGTTTGGTCTTTATTGCGATTAGTCTATTCAAAATTCGTGAAGCAATCGTCAATGCCATTCCAATGTCGCTGAAACTGGCGATTGGGGGGGGGATTGGGCTGTTTTTAGCCTTGGTTGCCCTCAGAAATGCAGGAATTATCGTAGATAACTCAGCAACCTTGGTTGGCTTGGGGCATATGCAGCAACCGACCGTATTGCTTTCTCTGCTCGGTTTTTTACTGATTATTATTCTGCATTATTACCGTATTCGTGGCGCCATTATTATCAGCATTCTGGTTATTACAGCTCTGGCTACGTTCCTGGGATTGAATGAGTTTAAAGGTGTGGTCGGACAGATTCCTTCCATCGCGCCCACCTTTCTGCAAATGAATTTTGAAGGACTCTTTACCGCCAGTCTGGTTGGCGTGATTTTTGTCTTCTTTCTGGTTGATCTGTTTGACTCAACCGGAACTTTGGTTGGGGTAGCACATCGTGCGGGATTGCTGCAAGATGGTAAATTGCCACGTTTGAAGAAAGCACTGTTTGCAGATTCAACGGCCATTGTCGCTGGTGCAGCTTTAGGAACTTCATCGACCACGCCTTATATTGAATCGGCTTCCGGTGTTGCCGCAGGTGGCCGTACCGGCTTAACAGCCGTTGTGGTCGCTCTGTTGTTCTTAACTTGTTTGTTTCTGGCACCACTTGCTCAATCTGTACCAAGTTTTGCGACAGCACCTGCTCTGCTTTTTGTCGGGGTACTCATGATTCAGGGTATCACTCATATTGATTGGGAAGATATTACTGAAGCAGTGCCAGCTTTTTTGACCATCGTGTTTATGCCATTTACCTATTCAATTGCCGACGGTATTGCAATGGGCTTTATTAGCTACGCCTTAGTGAAACTTTTCACTGGTCAGGCTAAACAGGTACCTTACATGGTATGGATTATTGCGCTATTGTGGACGGTTAAATTTGCTGTGTTTGGTGGTTAA
- a CDS encoding cytochrome b: protein MSSQHSSYYTRTAQFLHWIMALIFIVAWLIGFYSGNFLSYDVDGHFKGDVITLHKNIATMIMFLLVIRLFWRYTHPAPKLPATMSPTMKLFAHLGHLGLYFMLIAIPVTGCLFSWSVGKPVPVLYLFELPRLVEKNPELLAIIKPLHIYLSWFAAVMIVGHVLAALKHHFIDKDNVLRSMTHQAK from the coding sequence ATGTCATCGCAACATTCATCTTATTACACTCGCACCGCACAATTCTTGCACTGGATTATGGCACTGATTTTTATTGTGGCTTGGCTCATTGGTTTTTACAGTGGAAATTTCTTAAGTTATGACGTTGATGGACACTTTAAAGGCGATGTCATTACCTTACATAAAAATATTGCCACGATGATTATGTTCCTATTGGTAATCCGCCTCTTCTGGCGTTATACACACCCTGCTCCAAAACTTCCCGCCACAATGTCTCCAACAATGAAACTGTTCGCCCATTTAGGACATTTGGGGCTTTATTTTATGCTGATTGCGATTCCTGTCACTGGCTGTCTGTTTAGCTGGAGTGTGGGAAAACCTGTGCCTGTGCTTTATTTATTTGAACTGCCACGCTTGGTCGAGAAGAACCCGGAACTGTTAGCCATCATCAAGCCTTTGCATATCTATCTATCCTGGTTTGCGGCTGTGATGATTGTTGGCCATGTTCTTGCTGCTCTGAAACACCATTTTATTGATAAAGATAACGTCTTACGCAGCATGACACATCAAGCTAAGTAA
- a CDS encoding transposase, translated as MKILNEWHLATARNGNQINVKIIPLKRQQNSMTGTLWVEVGKLIELESGETIHFNLDGKSFYAEFNQLYRVN; from the coding sequence TTGAAAATTTTAAATGAATGGCATCTTGCTACGGCTCGTAATGGCAATCAAATTAATGTGAAAATCATACCCTTAAAAAGACAACAAAATTCTATGACCGGAACCTTATGGGTTGAGGTCGGAAAATTAATTGAACTTGAATCCGGTGAAACCATTCATTTTAATCTAGATGGTAAGAGCTTTTATGCTGAATTTAATCAGCTCTACCGGGTTAATTGA